One segment of Alnus glutinosa chromosome 2, dhAlnGlut1.1, whole genome shotgun sequence DNA contains the following:
- the LOC133859536 gene encoding uncharacterized protein LOC133859536 translates to MSVFLVIFFLSTLAFNSPSEATHEKKLPSAVVVGTVYCDTCFQEDFSKTSHFISGATVAVECKDGSASRPSFRKEVKTDEHGEFKVHLPFSLSKHVKKIEGCSVTLISSSEPYCAVASTATSSSLHLKSRKQGTHIFSAGFFTFKPLKQPDLCNQKPSIQNSKEAVSLPPIAGLAIPPPIQDPAVPDLPPPTNHFFLPPLPRLPELPPLPQLPPLPGLVPLPPIPGKTTNSKPAEPLKDKKEAHPDLFFPPLLPPNPLLPPPPIPNPLQPPPLIPLPKVPELPPLPQLPPLPGLVPLPPIPGKTTNSKPAEPLKEKKEAHPDLFFPPLLPPIPLLPPPLIPNPLQPPPLIPLPKVPELPPLPQLPPLPPLPGLIPLPPIPGKTTNSKPAEPLKEKKEAHPDLFFPPLLPPIPLLPPPLIPNPLQPPPLIPLPKVPELPPLPQLPPLPPLPGLIPLPPIPGKTTNSKPAEPLKDKKDAHPDLFFPPLLPPNPLLPPPLIPNPFQPPPLIPNPFQPPPLIPNPFQPPPAPLIPFPKIPGLTPSPSPPPPLLPFPFPPIFPSPPPFPRIPGIPPASSSKQTSP, encoded by the exons ATGTCTGTGTTTTTAGTAATATTCTTTCTCAGTACTCTCGCATTTAATAGTCCTTCAGAGGCTACGCATGAGAAGAAGCTTCCATCCGCAGTTGTTGTTGGCACTGTCTACTGTGACACATGTTTCCAGGAGGATTTCTCAAAGACCAGCCACTTCATTTCAG GTGCAACTGTTGCTGTAGAATGTAAAGATGGGAGTGCTTCAAGACCGAGTTTTAGGAAAGAAGTGAAAACAGATGAACATGGAGAATTCAAAGTCCATTTGCCTTTCTCATTAAGcaaacatgtcaaaaaaattgAGGGATGTTCTGTGACATTAATCAGCAGCAGCGAGCCTTACTGTGCTGTGGCCTCAACAGCAACTTCATCTTCGCTCCATCTGAAGTCAAGAAAGCAGGGGACTCACATATTCTCAGCTGGGTTTTTCACCTTCAAGCCTCTAAAGCAGCCAGACCTATGTAACCAAAAACCAAGCATTCAAAATTCCAAGGAAGCTGTCTCACTTCCTCCAATCGCTGGTTTAGCAATTCCACCTCCAATTCAAGACCCAGCAGTCCCAGATCTTCCCCCACCCACAAATCATTTCTTTCTTCCCCCTCTACCTAGACTGCCTGAGCTTCCACCATTGCCACAACTCCCACCCCTTCCAGGACTAGTTCCCCTTCCGCCTATTCCTGGAAAGACTACAAATTCAAAACCTGCTGAACCcttaaaagataaaaaggaaGCCCACCCGGACCTTTTCTTTCCACCACTTCTGCCACCAAATCCTTTACTGCCACCTCCTCCTATACCAAATCCTCTTCAGCCACCTCCACTTATCCCTCTGCCTAAAGTACCTGAGCTTCCACCATTGCCACAACTCCCACCCCTTCCAGGACTAGTTCCCCTTCCGCCTATTCCTGGGAAGACTACAAATTCAAAACCTGCTGAacccttaaaagaaaaaaaggaagccCACCCGGACCTTTTCTTTCCACCACTTCTGCCACCAATTCCTTTACTGCCACCTCCTCTTATACCAAATCCTCTTCAGCCACCTCCACTTATCCCTCTGCCTAAAGTGCCTGAGCTTCCACCATTGCCGCAACTCCCACCCCTTCCACCCCTTCCAGGACTAATTCCCCTTCCGCCTATTCCTGGAAAGACTACAAATTCAAAACCTGCTGAacccttaaaagaaaaaaaggaagccCACCCGGACCTTTTCTTTCCACCACTTCTGCCACCAATTCCTTTACTGCCACCTCCTCTTATACCAAATCCTCTTCAGCCACCTCCACTTATCCCTCTGCCTAAAGTGCCTGAGCTTCCACCATTGCCGCAACTCCCACCCCTTCCACCCCTTCCAGGACTAATTCCCCTTCCGCCTATTCCTGGAAAGACTACAAATTCAAAACCTGCTGAACCcttaaaagataaaaaggatGCCCACCCGGACCTTTTCTTTCCACCACTTCTGCCACCAAATCCTTTACTGCCACCTCCACTTATCCCGAACCCATTCCAGCCACCTCCACTTATCCCGAACCCATTCCAGCCACCTCCACTTATCCCTAACCCATTTCAGCCTCCGCCAGCACCCTTGATTCCTTTCCCAAAAATACCAGGTTTAactccatcaccatcaccaccaccaccattacTGCCATTCCCTTTCCCTCCAATATTTCCATCCCCGCCACCTTTCCCTCGCATTCCCGGCATtcctcctgcttcttcttcAAAGCAGACTTCTCCTTAA
- the LOC133859540 gene encoding AUGMIN subunit 5 → MQSSSSSAAQPEAILEWLRKEMGYRPLGPYSAASGKSQLPSTDSLRKICRGNMIPVWNFLIARVKSEKTVENIRRNITVHGGGGGGDSGGGGGGKEEGRSRGRRKEKAAAVEEGLGVVERREAALLEREAAAKEVERLRNVVRRQRKDLRAKMLEVSREEAERKRMLDERANYRHKQVMLNAYDQQCDEAAKIFAEYHKRLCYYVNQARDAQRLSLDSSDEVIKRFGDSEKEAVYSTVKDSKSADDMILIETNRERSIRKACESLAARMIEKICNCFPAYEGSGIHLNPQLEAAKLGVDFDGEIPDEVRAVIANCLKSPPQLLHAITAYTLRLKTLISREIEKIDVRADAETLRYKYENNTVMDVSSPDVNSPLHYQLYGNGKIGGDIPSRGTQNQLLERQKAHVQQFLATEDALNKAAEARDLSQKLVKRLHGSSDAVVGGASQTVGSLRQFELDVWAKEREVSGLKASLNTLMAEIQRLNKLCAERKEAEDSLKKKWKKIEEFDARRSELETIYTALLKANMDAAAFWNRQPLAAREYASSTIIPACAVVVDISNSAKDLVDKEVSAFYRSPDNSLYMLPSTPQALLESMGANGSTGPDAVASAEKNAALLTAKAGARDLSAIPSICRVSSALQYSAGLEGSDASLASVLESLEFCLKPRGSEASVLEELAKAINLVHIRQELVESGHALLNHAYRAQQEYDRTTSYCLNLAAEQEKTVVEKWLPELKTAVLNAQKSSDDCKYVGGLLDEWWEQPASTVVDWVTVDGQNVAAWHNHVKQLLAFYDKELL, encoded by the exons ATGCAGAGCTCGTCGAGCTCGGCGGCCCAGCCGGAGGCCATACTGGAGTGGCTGCGGAAGGAGATGGGGTACAGGCCCTTGGGCCCGTACAGCGCGGCGAGCGGCAAGTCTCAGTTGCCCTCGACCGACTCCCTCCGCAAGATTTGCCGCGGGAACATGATCCCGGTCTGGAATTTCCTGATCGCCCGCGTGAAGTCGGAGAAGACGGTGGAGAACATTCGGAGGAACATCACGGTCCACGGAGGAGGCGGCGGTGGGGATagcggtggtggtggtggtggcaaAGAGGAGGGTAGGAGTAGAGGGAGGAGGAAGGAGAAGGCGGCGGCTGTGGAGGAGGGATTGGGCGTGGTGGAGAGGAGGGAGGCAGCGTTGCTGGAGAGGGAAGCGGCGGCGAAGGAGGTGGAGAGGTTGAGGAATGTGGTGAGGAGGCAGAGGAAGGATTTGAGGGCCAAGATGCTGGAGGTTTCCAGGGAGGAGGCCGAGCGCAAGAGGATGCTCGACGAGCGTGCCAATTACAG GCACAAGCAGGTGATGTTGAACGCTTATGACCAACAGTGTGATGAAGCAGCAAAAATATTTGCAGAGTATCACAAACGACTTTGTTACTATGTTAATCAAGCAAGGGATGCTCAAAGGTTAAGTCTTGACTCTTCAGATGAAGTGATTAAAAGATTTGGTGACAGTGAGAAGGAAGCTGTGTATTCAACTGTTAAGGACAGTAAATCTGCAGATGACATGATTCTTATCGAAACAAACCGGGAAAGAAGTATTCGAAAGGCATGCGAATCTCTTGCAGCACGTATGATTGAAAAAATATGCAATTGTTTTCCTGCTTATGAAGGAAGTGGTATTCATTTGAATCCTCAATTGGAAGCAGCCAAGTTAGGCGTTGATTTTGATGGTGAAATACCTGACGAGGTTAGAGCTGTTATTGCAAATTGCTTGAAGAGTCCTCCTCAGTTGCTTCACGCAATTACTGCATATACTTTAAGGCTGAAAACTCTAATTTCtagagaaattgagaaaattgaTGTTAGAGCTGATGCAGAAACTTTAAG GTACAAGTATGAGAACAACACAGTTATGGATGTTTCTTCTCCTGATGTGAACTCACCATTACACTATCAGCTTTATGGTAACGGAAAGATTGGAGGAGATATACCTTCTAGAGGAACTCAAAATCAACTTCTTGAAAGACAG AAAGCTCATGTTCAACAATTTTTGGCTACTGAAGATGCACTGAATAAAGCTGCTGAAGCTAGGGACTTGAGTCAAAAACTTGTAAAACGTTTGCATGGAAGTAGTGATGCAGTTGTTGGAGGTGCTTCACAGACTGTTGGCAGTCTTAGGCAATTTGAG TTGGATGTTTGGGCAAAGGAACGAGAAGTTTCTGGGTTGAAGGCAAGCTTGAATACTCTAATGGCTGAAATACAGCGCTTGAATAAATTATGTGCGGAGAGGAAAGAAGCTGAagattctttgaaaaaaaaatggaagaagattgaagagtttgatGCTCGTAGATCTGAACTGGAGACCATATATACTGCTCTCTTAAAGGCTAACATG GATGCCGCTGCGTTTTGGAACCGGCAGCCATTGGCCGCAAGGGAGTATGCATCAAGCACTATAATTCCAGCATGTGCAGTCGTTGTGGACATTTCAAATAGTGCAAAAGATCTTGTTGATAAAGAAGTTTCTGCTTTCTATCGAAGTCCTGATAATAGCCTCTACATGCTTCCTTCAACCCCACAG GCACTCTTGGAGTCCATGGGTGCTAATGGATCCACTGGACCTGATGCTGTTGCTTCTGCAGAAAAGAATGCTGCTTTATTGACTGCAAAAGCTGGTGCCAGGGATCTATCTGCAATTCCATCAATATGCCGTGTTTCTTCTGCACTTCAATATTCTGCTG GTTTGGAGGGTTCAGATGCTAGTTTAGCATCAGTGTTGGAATCCCTTGAATTCTGTTTGAAACCGCGTGGTTCTGAGGCTAGTGTGTTGGAGGAGTTGGCAAAGGCAATAAATTTGGTTCATATACGGCAAGAACTTGTTGAAAGTGGTCATGCATTGTTGAACCATGCTTACCGTGCTCAACAAGAATATGACAG GACAACAAGTTATTGTTTGAATTTGGCTGCTGAGCAAGAAAAGACTGTCGTGGAGAAATGGTTGCCTGAACTTAAGACTgcagttttgaatgctcaaaAGTCCTCGGATGATTGTAAATACGTTGGGGGTTTG CTTGATGAGTGGTGGGAGCAGCCAGCGTCAACCGTTGTTGACTGGGTTACAGTTGATGGGCAAAATGTTGCTGCTTGGCATAATCATGTGAAGCAGCTTCTTGCGTTTTATGACAAGGAGCTGTTGTGA
- the LOC133859541 gene encoding E3 ubiquitin-protein ligase At3g02290-like yields MGAVCCCLNAENFEDYVNPNSSVYRNCICLSCFVQNLLNVYSSLFRRGEVHSIPSSIQGVASMTSAASLDNSLSDMYRSPPRPLPYDADPRYFRLQRDGLVSRREKASSHSHEETEPLRSDGDADPETINSGDKWNESACEDGSKEYRSKSSVKLSSAKTATGVVNIYTSSEDEDVCPTCLEEYTPENPKIMTKCSHHFHLGCIYEWMERSESCPVCGKVMVFDETT; encoded by the exons ATGGGTGCTGTCTGTTGCTGTTTGAATGCTGAGAATTTCGAAGATTATGTGAATCCAAATAGTTCTGTGTATAGGAACTGTATATGTCTGAGTTGCTTTGTTCAGAATCTTTTAAATGTG TATTCATCACTATTTAGAAGAGGGGAAGTGCATTCCATCCCTTCATCCATTCAGGGGGTGGCATCTATGACTTCCGCAGCATCACTAGACAACTCTCTGTCTGACATGTATCGCTCTCCTCCAAGGCCCTTGCCTTATGATGCTGACCCCAGATATTTCCGCTTGCAGCGGGATGGACTGGTTTCAAGACGTGAGAAGGCTTCAAGTCATTCACACGAGGAGACAGAACCACTTAGAAGTGATGGTGATGCAGATCCAGAAACTATAAATTCAGGAGACAAATGGAATGAATCTGCATGTGAAGATGGATCAAAAGAATACCGTTCTAAGTCCTCAGTTAAGCTCTCATCAGCAAAAACTGCAACTGGAGTTGTGAATATTTATACGTCATCAGAAGATGAGGATGTTTGTCCTACCTGTCTTGAAG AATATACTCCAGAGAACCCCAAGATAATGACCAAATGCTCTCATCATTTTCACCTGGGTTGCATTTATGAATGGATGGAGAGAAGTGAAAGCTGTCCAGTTTGTGGCAAG GTGATGGTATTCGATGAAACAACATAA